The Chryseobacterium phocaeense genome includes the window TACTTTCCCACGCCATTATGGAAAATATCAATTTCCTTTGCAATGCACTGGATACCCTTCGCGATAAGTGTGTGACCGGTATTACAGCGAATAAAGAGATCTGCCTGAATATGGTAAAACACAGCATCGGTATTGTAACGGCGCTTAACCCATACATTGGTTATAAAAAGTCGACGGAGATTGCAAAAGAAGCTCTCGAAACCGGGAACAGCGTGTACAATCTCGTTTTGGAGAAAGGAGTTCTTTCCCAGGAAAAGCTGGATGAAATCCTGGATCCTAAAAACATGCTGAAACCGCACAATAAATAAAATTCTTAATGATAAATGACAAGTGATGAATAATCATATATTTCAAAAATTCATCACTTGTCATTTTCATCACCTATTACTCATCACTCATAAATAAATCCGTGAGGTTTTTAATCATCATTCCTGCCCATAACGAAGAAGAAAATCTTCCGTTCACCCTCGATTCTTTGCAACAGCAGCGCTTTAAAAATTTTAAAGCTGTGGTTGTTAATGACGGTTCTACAGACAGAACATCAGAAGTGATCACGAAATATACAGAGGCAGATCCCCGTTTTGAAACCTTAGATCTTGAAAAATCTGCCCATCAGCCGGGTTCTAAAGTGGTTCATGCATTTAAAAGCGGACTGCAAACCCAGAATACGGATGAGTTTGATATCATCTGTAAGTTTGATGCAGACATTATCCTTCCCGAAAATTATCTGGAGACAATAGAGCGGGCCTTTATCGCTAATCCTGAATACGGGCTTGTTGGCGGCTTGCTGTATGTAGAAAAAGAAGGAAGCTGGGTGTATGAGGGAAATTCAAATAAGCATCATGTGCGTGGACCTTTGAAGGCCTATCGCAAAGCATGTTTTGAACAGATTGGAGGTTTAAGGGAAACATTAGGTTGGGATAATATTGATTCCATTCTATTGGAAAATCTGGGCTGGAAAGAAGTTGTAATCC containing:
- a CDS encoding glycosyltransferase translates to MRFLIIIPAHNEEENLPFTLDSLQQQRFKNFKAVVVNDGSTDRTSEVITKYTEADPRFETLDLEKSAHQPGSKVVHAFKSGLQTQNTDEFDIICKFDADIILPENYLETIERAFIANPEYGLVGGLLYVEKEGSWVYEGNSNKHHVRGPLKAYRKACFEQIGGLRETLGWDNIDSILLENLGWKEVVIPELHVKLIKVKGADYTIRPADYYGRYFYFLGLNRMMAYIASSKEAAKAGSVPFFFKIISAYESCKTNKLELKISKEEQKSINHKRWKMLKKKWLKM